A region of the Mus pahari unplaced genomic scaffold, PAHARI_EIJ_v1.1 scaffold_15573_1, whole genome shotgun sequence genome:
ATGTCATAATGCCTCTGGGTTTTGTCATCAATATCCAGGTGTATAAAAGGCCCTTGGCAAGTGGCTCCATCCAGACTCCAGAATCCTACTGCTTGATCTCCCTCTGAATACTCCACTCCCGACAACATGTGTTATTGTGGCAGCTACTGTGGAGGCCTTGGCTATGGCTATGGAGGCCTaggctatggctgtggctatggctatggctatggtTGTGGCTATGGTGGCTATGGTTATGGCTGCTACCGCCCACTGTGCTGTG
Encoded here:
- the LOC110314725 gene encoding keratin-associated protein 20-2-like codes for the protein MCYCGSYCGGLGYGYGGLGYGCGYGYGYGCGYGGYGYGCYRPLCCGRYWSYGFY